ctccccccccccaaattggaTTACTTTTTAGCAAAACAGTCAACAAGACACCCCAAAACTTTCCTCAGCCCCAGATTTGCTTAAACCGCTGCAAGTTTTATACACATGCGGTGGTGTGTCTGTCAGGGCGGCCCCACGTTCCTATAAGGTGCTCCCCCGCTCCATTACCTCGCGCCTTGTAAGGCTGTATTCACAGAGACGCCAGCATAACGCTTGATTGCACGCCCTTAGTTATTGAACAGATACAAGTTTCTTTCCGATGGATGTAGGTAATTAATAAACGATAAAGGAAGTGAACAGGACGGCTTCCTGGCAGCTTTGCTTTGTTTGTAGTTTTGTTCTTGATCTAAGGGAAAAGACGTTCAGAATGGAAAATCCATGTTTATTGCAACGCAAATCCCCCGATCGTCAGTCAGGCGTGCTTTATGCCAGGTTTATTTTCTGACAGGCAAGATATTGAAAATGCGACAGAATGTATCTGCGAGGGGAGACTAAGATTGGAAATGGTTTCAAGTATTAATTCCATGGTAGATTCTTCACACTAATAATGGTGGAGTCCTCAGAGTTCAAGGCTGATGCACCAATGGTTTCAAAACTCTTATCAGAAAACGTGTGTGTGCAGGAAGAGTCACAGCCCCATTATGGGTGAAGTATATGGGTAATCATTATTTGAGACCAACAGAACAAGTGGAAAGAACCCTGACAAGCACATATGTGGCAATAAACGGAAAGTATTTGTTGACATGAAGATTATCCATGCGCTCACACATGCCTTGTTTCACACCCCATCACTTCCCCGAAATTCAGATAGCAGACTAAAAGAAGCCAAGGTATGATTTGTTTGTACATTATACCTACGATTACACATTTATACATGACAGGCCCTTCTGCTTCTTTCAGAACAGGATTCCCTTTACACACgcctttttattattaaatgttgTATTGGTTGGTATTGCAAGGTCGTGAAAATGCGATCAAACTGATTGCTCGCTGGTGCTACAGAATGGATGTATATGTGGAATGCACAGTACAGTCAGTCATTGAAAGGACTCTGTTAGCAATGATTTCTGGAAGTACGACTTCTTTGGTTACCACAAAAGAGTAAGGAACATGGAGGATTTACTTTTGGTCACACTGCCGTGCGAGGGTTTAAAATTAAACGTCATATGTTCTTGCAATAAATACATGGTAGTGAAATGACCTAAAGGTAAAAAAGCAGCAGACTTTGGGATTCTAGATTTTTCCCCCTGCTGCAGTGCTCAACTGGATATAGTTTACACATGCTGTGTCTCTTTTAAACTTCAGCTGTTAACAATAAACGCCAACTTTCCATAGCCTCTTTTTCATATATCCAACTGAAGGTAGAAGTCATCATTATGGTACAATACAAATTGAGTGTATTTAATTGACTAGTATCCACTTAGTCCTAAATGCTTTTGTGATAAAGGATTGATGATATTCTTTGAAAAATCGAGAGAATTTATAATATAAACATATTGTGAATGAACtacaatgatatttttaaaataaatttttatatGGCAACAAAACTTGAAAAGCAATCATTTTCAATACACTACCAGTTAGTAAAAGCATGTAATAGTTCTAATAGTCTGATTTATTccctaagactttttttttttaatagtaaatCGTGTTTTACATGGCACAGTGTCTATTAAATTTAGTCAAAAATTTGGCGTATTTTTCTCTATATCTGAACGTCAACGTTTGAAGAAGCTGTTGAGATAAATCAAATGGTGACATTTTGACGGCTTTACTTGTATAAGCAATATGGTTACCATATGGCATTGTTATTTATGAATGACAGCATAAATTGTATTACAAAGTCTATCGCAATAACAGTGCAGTTTATTGGAAAGCTGCTCTGCTGTCACTAGCATTTATAAGGCAACCTCCATGTGAAAAAGGTATGTCAGTCAAATTACACATTCATGTTTAACGTCTTGCTTttagtgtttttggtgtttttatttttactgttacAAAAATACTCCTAGTCTGGTCGGGAATTCAGAGTGTCTCCTGTGACAAAATAAATCTTCAGTGTGATTCAGTAGCACAATAACAACTGTAAAAATATTGTCCAAGTATTCGCTGTTCCTTGGCCGATTCTTCATtcctaaaaaaaaatccactgtacTCTGCATCACTAAATCACTGGCAAATTCATTTTTATATAGGAACTTTTTATAAGTACAACTGAGAGAACAATAAATTTTAATGGTATGAAAGAAAGGTGCTCCTTTGTAGGTTCCCTGTACGTTGTAGTGGGTTTTAAGAAATGGCATTTAAAAGTTACAactttggctgagattttcattatttcccttttcttttacaTTACACTTCTATTAAACTCTGACAAAGAACTTTTGTTCCAAAGTGTGTTTTACAGAGGGAGGCTACAACACAACACATGTGGTCTTCACGGGTCATAGGTCGAACGGCCTAGAAGTGGCTAAGATCGGCAAAATCAAAGGTAACCTGCAACTTAATATCCTGTTGATGATCTTGTTGAATTTATGAGTGTCTGTGATACAGACAACGGTGCAAGTGATTCTGTTAAATTGCTCTGTTCTTTTCAGGTTAAACAGAGCATCATTCCCCTCTCTAcactccttctcttccctccataCGGAAACAAAGCTTGGATTTTATACTGAATTTTGCTCATTTTATCTCTATTTTAAATCACTAATTCCATTTTTCTTAACCCTAGTATATATGCATTTAAATAGACGGTACAGGCACGCCTTTAAATTGATCTTCACACAACCACACATTCTATGCACATGTCCAGATCAACTTTTATAATACAACTAGTCCACACTTCCCAGCATAGACAGCAAtctagtgggggtggggggggggaatctagcGGAGTTTAAGTTCTAATACTCAACTGTCCTCTTTAACCTTGGTACCTAGGAAGAGAAGATTATAAAAGACGAAGACAATACACAAAGTTAGGAAAAATCCCTTGCTCTCACACCCTATCTGCATAAGCAATCGGTAATAGTAAGAGCAGTGCAGTTTTAAAGAGAAATACGTAAAACTTACAAAGAGGGAAACGTGAAGCGGCTGTTTGTTCTGCGGGTCTGACACCACTGCTCTGCGGGCACCTCCGCAAACCTGTTGAAAAACTTATTTAACTGAAACAGTTTAGAAGGGAGTTTGACTGGCCGCTGTCTTCCCCCTAAGAATGAGCTTAAGTCTGCATTTCTGGCAATGGCCCTGAAAGCGATTGCAGgggtttttccctctctctctctctctttctctttttcccttttcACCCTATGACATGGGGGAAAGGGGTTTTGCGGTTCGTAGAGAAATAAAGCACTTCTCAGAGGGGACGGCGACATGACTTTGAACTTGGATCAGCTCCTGTGTTTCCTGCAGAGACTGTAGAACTGGAGCCCTGAAAGAATAGCAAAGAGAGTCCAGCCTGCGGGGTCTCCGGCTGGAATTAACGAATTCTCCCCAAACTGTCCCAATGCAGCCGTCTGAAGCCGCAGAGTCAGCATACAGCAGCAGGGTGATCTGGgaatgggaaagaaagaaagaaagaaagaaagaaagaaagaaagaaagaaagaaagaaagaaagaaagaaagaaagaaagaaagaaagaaagaaagaaagaaagagaaaagtagGCATTTGGATATGTTAACGTTATTTTTCTATGCAACATGTTTAACACAATATTTTTTCTTGGACCTTTTTGGGGGCTCTTCCTTTCTGAGATGCAGAATCTTCCTTTAAACTCTTCTGCTGAAAAGTGGTCTAAATAAGTAAGCATATGTGGCTATCAGTGTTTATGATTATTTGGTTTTCCGGAGGCAGACACTGTAGATGACTACGACCTCCAAGTTGTACTCTATCTCCCTTGCTCTGATTCAGGGGGCAACCCTCAAATCCTCGTTTCTGAAATGTTGTCGAGAAAGGACAATATAATCTGTTCGCTGTCTGGCCATATAGGCTGTAGGGTCATCACAAGGACAGCAAATGCACGAATTCTGCAGTCTGGAAAGAGAATTTCGGGGAGCAGCACTCCTACGTAAGACGACATGACCAAGGGACGGCTTGGAAGAAGGGCTGGCGGTTTTAGCTAACAGAGGGGTATGTCTAGATTCATTTGGAGTTTGTGGGTTTTAACGATCATTTTAGATTAGAAGGAATTCCTGTTATTCATAAAGGAAACCCTCTCGTTTTACGAAGAGTAATAAACCCAGCGATATTTTTATGTTTCAGTTTGTTCCAAGGCAggcttttaattgtttttaaccATTTAGTGGAGGGGGGAGGATCCTAATCTAAGCAAATCAGGGGAGAAAAGCTATTTGCAACATTCTGATTTCACATATCTTTAGACACTGTAATatcatctatctaatctaatatctatctatctatcaaccGAGCATTATaaaaccctccccccctccctgcaaaGTCCACTTGTGTTTGGTGCAGTTCACAATAACGTGAGGAGTGACAGGAATGTCGCTGGTAAGAGTATTTATTccgcctctttaaaaaaaaaacaaaacactacattTTGGGTTGATTCTCTCTTGTGAGCACAGAGATGATTAGAGTGAAAACGTCAGGTTGAGTGTAGAAAGGTCagtattacaaatatattttttaaaagggcctggTTTATTGGATACTGGCCCCAACATGATTATTTTCCAGCCACTGCAAAACAAACCCAACCAGGGGCCAGacgtggagggggaggggaagcggACTTGTTTGTTGTGTCtagtaatttttattattattaattaattattattattattcctgccCTCTAATCATAGGGTTTTCAAACCACAGCAGCAAGTTTTGTTGTTCCGGTTATTGTTAGAAATTAGAAAGGAACCATCAAACCCTATCGCCCCTGCTCTTCAATGCACATGCATAGGCAGTCTGATCCCTCTGCTCTAGACAAGTGGTTTAAAACACCAAAGagcttttttctctcccctcccccagccccgccgacGAAATTGCACCGATATCAATAGTGTGTTTGACTTTTCTGTGTCCCTTTCGATGATTTGGCGGATTTGCTTTTGCAGCAGAGgagagaaaagggggaggggggcggcagtATTGGCAGGTCGGTCCCTCGTGTTCATGTTTTAAGCGCCTTGTTTTGCTCGTTTGTTTCCCCCAAGAAGGAAGACCGGAACGGGCAGCTGCAGGCTGGCTCCGGcggctcccctgcctcttcccccgatcccttcccccccagcaaaAAGAAACGGCGAAAAAAGGGTTTCAGTACAACCCCCGTTTCCAGCCTCGCTTGCACTTGGTGGCTGGAGCTGCGGCAGCCCCGCTCTGCCTCTCCCTGTGGCCGAGCTCCGGGGTGGGgttgtgctgggggtggggagggatagagcccggcgctgctgctgctgctcgctgctgctgccgccgcccaGCCTCAGTGCTGGAGGGGGAGGCGGGAAGGGCCCGGGGAAGCGCGAGCCGCTATTAGGGGGACGCCAGGATGGATGAGGCCAGTTTGACCAATGAGCGGGCGCCTGGCGAATGACCGGGCTGCTGTTAAAGGGGGCGTTTGAAGAGGAGCTGCCAGTCCAgtcagagagtgagagagagaggctgggagaagggggagggggggaataaaagcagcagcagcagcagcggcggcagCCGCAGCGCCCACCGAAATAAACAGAGGCGGAGAGACACGGGAGGAAAATAAAACCCCGCACTGAGGGAGCAGCCAGGCGCAGGAGGCGAAGGGGTCactgcccccagccagctccagagAGGCTTGAGCATCTGCAGGGGCTGCGTGTCCTGCtgccgagccccccacccccgctcggCTCGGAGACCCGGAGAGggagatcactttttttttttttttattgttgttattgtttttaatcCGCATCTCCCcccgccttcctcctcctcctcccctccccccattccccctccccccagctcagacccAACTTAAAGAAAGAGAGGAGGCTACAGAGCGAGGACAGAGACGCGTCCGATTCCTTCATCTGTGGGAATTCGTTCCTGCGAGTTTACTACGTGAGCCACATCTCATGCCAAGCCGAGAAgaagaggaataaaaaaaaaggggggggggaggggacaccccAGCCACAGCCGCAGGAGGAGCGGGGGGGAAGCCAGCGaggtgtgggggagcagggaggcatAAAAGGGGCCAGCTCTTCTGGGGGTGCGGGGCTCAGGGCGGAGGTTGGCGGCAGTGACATTTCCTTGGcagggtgtgagtgtgtgtgtgtgtgtgtgttgcagggaAAGGCAACGCGATTgcccccccttccttccttccctccccccccgctccccctcctctgccctgcccgccCGCCCCCGCCTCAGCTCCTTTAATACACTTTGGTTCTCCGCCCGGCTGTGGACACTTCTCTCTGTGGCTCGCTCGCTcggcggctgctgctgcggctCGGTGCAGCCGGGGGGAAGCCTGGTGCCTGgatcctcctgctgctgccgggTGGTGCCCGGGAAGGAAGAGGCGCAGCCGCGGGGGAGGAAGCGGAGCGGAGCGGCAGGACCATGCTGCTGGACGCCGGACCCCAGTTCCCTGCCATTGGAGTGGGCACTTTCGCGCGGCACCATCACTCGGCCGCCGCCGAGATGCAGGACCGGGAGCTGAGCCTGGCGGCGCAGAACACCTTTGTGGACTCGGCAGCCCACATGGGGGCTTTTAAACTCAACCCCGGGGCCCACGATCTGTCCCCCGGCCAGAGCTCGGCTTTCACCTCGCAGGCTCCCGGCTACCCGGCGGCAGCGTTGGGTCCCCATGCCGCCCACGTCAGCTCCTATTCCGGGGCGCCTTTCAACTCCACCCGGGACTTCTTGTTTCGCAGCCGGGGCTTTGGGGACTCGTCTCCGGCCGGCGGCCAGCACGGGATCTTTGGCCCTGCGGCCGGGACCCTCCATCACCCGCACACGGACGCTCAGAGCCACATCCTCTTCCCCGCCATTCACGACCAGCACGGCCCCCACGCCTCCCAAAATGTCCTGAACGGGCAGATGCGCCTCGGTTTGCCCGGGGAGGTCTTCGCCCGATCGGATCAATACCGCCAGGTCTCtagccccaggactgatccctatTCGGCGGCTCAGCTGCACAACCAGTATGGCCCCATGAATATGAATATGGGCATGAACATGGCagcccaccaccatcaccacccaggTGCCTTTTTTCGATACATGAGACAACAGTGCATCAAGCAAGAGCTGATCTGCAAGTGGATCGACCCCGAGCAGCTGAGCAACCCCAAAAAGAGCTGCAATAAAACTTTTAGCACCATGCACGAGCTGGTCACCCACGTCTCGGTGGAGCACGTTGGGGGACCCGAGCAGAGCAACCATATCTGTTATTGGGAGGAGTGTCCCCGGGAAGGCAAACC
The Eretmochelys imbricata isolate rEreImb1 chromosome 1, rEreImb1.hap1, whole genome shotgun sequence DNA segment above includes these coding regions:
- the ZIC2 gene encoding zinc finger protein ZIC 2 isoform X1; amino-acid sequence: MLLDAGPQFPAIGVGTFARHHHSAAAEMQDRELSLAAQNTFVDSAAHMGAFKLNPGAHDLSPGQSSAFTSQAPGYPAAALGPHAAHVSSYSGAPFNSTRDFLFRSRGFGDSSPAGGQHGIFGPAAGTLHHPHTDAQSHILFPAIHDQHGPHASQNVLNGQMRLGLPGEVFARSDQYRQVSSPRTDPYSAAQLHNQYGPMNMNMGMNMAAHHHHHPGAFFRYMRQQCIKQELICKWIDPEQLSNPKKSCNKTFSTMHELVTHVSVEHVGGPEQSNHICYWEECPREGKPFKAKYKLVNHIRVHTGEKPFPCPFPGCGKVFARSENLKIHKRTHTGEKPFQCEFEGCDRRFANSSDRKKHMHVHTSDKPYLCKMCDKSYTHPSSLRKHMKVHESSPQGSESSPAASSGYESSTPPGLVSPSAETQSTTNLSPAAAAAAAAAAAAVSAVHRGSGGGGGSGSGAGGGGGASGSHSGLSSNFNEWYV
- the ZIC2 gene encoding zinc finger protein ZIC 2 isoform X2 — translated: MLLDAGPQFPAIGVGTFARHHHSAAAEMQDRELSLAAQNTFVDSAAHMGAFKLNPGAHDLSPGQSSAFTSQAPGYPAAALGPHAAHVSSYSGAPFNSTRDFLFRSRGFGDSSPAGGQHGIFGPAAGTLHHPHTDAQSHILFPAIHDQHGPHASQNVLNGQMRLGLPGEVFARSDQYRQVSSPRTDPYSAAQLHNQYGPMNMNMGMNMAAHHHHHPGAFFRYMRQQCIKQELICKWIDPEQLSNPKKSCNKTFSTMHELVTHVSVEHVGGPEQSNHICYWEECPREGKPFKAKYKLVNHIRVHTGEKPFPCPFPGCGKVFARSENLKIHKRTHTGEKPFQCEFEGCDRRFANSSDRKKHMHVHTSDKPYLCKMCDKSYTHPSSLRKHMKVHESSPQGSESSPAASSGYESSTPPGLVSPSAETQSTTNLSPAAAAAAAAAAAAVSAVHRGSGGASGSHSGLSSNFNEWYV